From the genome of Magnolia sinica isolate HGM2019 chromosome 12, MsV1, whole genome shotgun sequence:
CAGGAGAATACCACTTGCAGGGCTCCGTTGTAGTTGCCTGCAACTCCTGTTGATAGAACTTCTACTGTCAAAGCCCTTGACACAATGCTTGAGAACACATTCGCCCATTGATTCTAGGAATTATAACAAGCAAAACTAACTACCGTCATCAATGCATAATCACAAAACATCCACCTTAACTGCAATTGAAATTAATTTTTCTTACCACATCCATAAGGATCTCGACAAGGtttatatgattcatgatcacaaCGGCAGATTCCCGAGAAGCTTCTGATTTCAACCCAAAAGGTTTTGGCCCGATCCCCCTTGGAAATGTCCGGACGTATTCTTCTTCGCTTAGAATCTCCATAGAACCATCAAGGCCTGGCAACCATAAGGGTTCTCCGAGCTGTGCGATCCTAATGAGCTCTTCCATGGCTGCAACTGCAAGCTCAATCACCATTGGCTTCTCTATTTCTGACTGACCAGAAACCGACCTAAGAAGATCACCTGCTCCATACATCTCCCCTCCCATGCCAGGCTGCACCCCAAAGTTTCCAACTGCAAGATCCAGTGGGGACCGTGAAGGAATTGGAGGAAGGGCAAGGGGATATGATACCATCGGCTTCCCCACATACTTTGCAGCAATCCCAGATATCCGATCAATCTAAAACAATGAAACAAAGAACTTCCCTTAATAAATCACTCTAGAATGCAATTAGAGCGATTAAGTTTGAATTCGAATTCTCAGCATCTTTACCTCCTCTCTCAGACGAGCATTCTCGATCCTTAAGTGATGCTCGTCGAATGACATCTCACCAAGTGCAGTTGGGCCGCCACAGTTGGGACAAGAGGCATTGCTAAGAGCTTCTTTGTATCTTATGTTCTCTGCCCGAAGCTTCTCATTCTCAGCCCTCAGCTGTGTGTTCTCATGGCGCTCATGTTGTgtctgcgagagagagagagagagagagagagagagagagggagggagggagggagggagggagggagagagagagagagagagagagagagagagagagagagagagagagagagaggagctaaTATTAGCAAAGCAAGCTCAGCATATGTTACTTGAAATAACCCCTTTCCATATGTAACTAAGAATAAAATAGCATTACAGATACTTCTCCTAGAACTGATATACTCAAATTCAAAGACACTTGCTATTTTATAGTTCATAGCATAGTCAAAGGCCGTATTTTACCTTCATTTGGGTTCGCTTGTTTTGGAACCAGAACTTGACTTGCAGAGGTTCCAACCCTAACTCTCGGCTCAGCTCCTTCCTTTGCTTGTCATCTGGATGCGGGCATTCCTTGAAGAATCTGACCGGAAAAGAGAAGAGATGGTAAGAAACAAAGGATCAAGATTTCAAGGAAGAGATCCTAAATGGGTTGCCTTTCCTGAGCTTACGCTTCCATTTCTTGGATTTGATGCTGGGTGTGGCGATGGTAGCGCTTCTTTTTTGGCCTTTGGTTTGGATCTTGGTCATCACCAGAGATCCCTTCGAGGTTGTCGCTGCCGGACTTGCTCTCGAAGTCATCGTCTCTCAACTTGACCATCTCACTTTCCGGGGTGTGGGTCATATCGAGAGGGAGGAGGTGGTGTTGCTGATGATGTTGATGTTGGCCGTCTAACATGTTTGGCTGGAACATATTATAATACCTACAGATCCTTAATAAGATTCCCAAACTATGGATTTTAGTATCTATAGATACTTAAGAATCCAAATCAACTACTCAAGAGAAAGAAGTAAAgcatctgaagagaaataaaaggactgaaggagaagaaaaagatcttgaagaagaagaatgactaCAGCAATAGAGGTTTCAAGGAAAACCCATGTGTGGGATCCAAATAACAAATgaaccttaaaaaataaaaaataaagcggctctctctctctctctctctctctctctctctctctctctctctctctcagagaatAGTACACAAAAtggaagggaaagagtttccccCTCTGATATGTATGAAAGGGTAGAAGAGCAGGACACGCTCTCTCGTAAGAGCAGATACAAAATGGAGGGgagagagctctctctctctctctctctctctctctctctctctctctttccccctcTCTCTAAGACCTGTACAAAAAGGTTGGAAGCCACTCTCTCTCCTGCCCAGAAGAACCTAAAGCGTTTTCTCTCATTTCGAGATAGATCTTCCTTCAAAAAGTCTAATCCCCCCGTCCCAAACCCCATTTCTCTCTGATCACCGAAAAAAAACAGaataagaaaagggaaagaagagaaacaAAACAAGACCATATGCATACATGCAATTGCATTTGCCAAAACGCAAAAGCAATAATGAAGCAGAAACCAAAGCagatgaagaaagagaaaaaaaaaaaagtaagggcATTTGACCCGCCGCTGACCTGTCCAAGCGTCAGACCCGATGACCCGAATCCTGCTCCTGCCTTCCCGTCCCTCCCCATCATCGGCGGCACGTGTCTCGCCGGAATCATCATCCCTGCCGGCATATTACTCTCCAAAGCCCTAAAATTCCTCTCTTTCTACTATCTATCAATGGATATATCACCGCACATGCATGtctttttgctctctctctctctctctctctctctctctctctctctctctctctctctattgtggGGTGTTTGGTTGCATAGATTAGATTCTCTGGAGTCCGTCTGAGCAAAATCTAATGGCCTGTTTACATGTAATAAACAGGCAGACACTGACTCTTCTTCTATCCCTTGTTTTCAAAAAGAACCTCCAAACGTTCTAAAACAATAtccgagagagagaaaaggagaatagaaaaaggattaaaaaaaaagaagaggacaaCATAAGCAGCGAAGATATCGGAGAatccaagtctctctctctctctctatgtatctgcaaagaacaaaaaagaagagaaaacttCCTTGTTACATGGAGATTCTTATCATCAACTGTCGAAAAAGGCGAGAACAAATAAGAAGAGAAAACTTCCTTGTTACATGGGGATTCTTATCATCAACTGTCGAAAAAGGcgatgtatttttttttctcttgtgaCATTACTTACTGATATAGAAGCTTTGATGCATATCAAAACAACCCTCTTGGATCTTTGGAAAGATTATATAATATGGATCAGATCTGCAGTTTGGGCTATTGCGTATTTGGATAAATGGCCTTTTTTATTCGAAGGGAGAGGTTTTCAGACGGTTTTGATTGGATTTTTGTTTGTGGGTGTTTTCATGGAGGGAGAGAAGAGGTGAGAAGTAGCcattagagagggagagaggaaggaGAAAGGGAAAAGGTGGAGAAGATATGGCAGGGAGGAGTAATTGCAGAGCTAGAGAGAGGGTGCAATAGCATTTATTGAGAGGGAAGGGGTTGTaattgcgagagagagagagagagagagagagagagcatcttaTGCTTATTTTTTCCTTCATGGGGTTATGGTGAAACGAATGACGGCTACCAAACTCCAGATTTCCAACTTTTTACTCCCATTATCTAGCTTCATTATCGTTCCTAATATCATATTATTGTTTTCATTTAATTAGAATTAGTACAAGCTTTCCAGCGGTTAGTGGAGTTGCTTGAACCTGACCGTTCATCCGATTGTCCATACTATAGATGGATGGTCCATCGAAAACTACATCCATCAGAATGATCTAAGCTTCCGATCATATGATTACAATATACGGTTGAGGAAAAATATAAATTAGTGCATATTCAACAGAAAATAAGAGGACAAAGATTGGATGGTAAAGATCCTGTGAAAGAGATCATCCATGATTTGGCCTATCAAATCAgcagtctggatcaccaaaccatggtccCCTCTTATACAAACGCCACACCCTAGGATCAATCAATTCACTGTATTTCAGTAGTGGTGGTGATGGCTGCATGTAGCATTAGTACCTCACTCtcttcgtgtgtgtgtgtgtgtgtgtgtgtgtgtgtaaattattatttttttggaaggGCAAAATATATTCAACTCGGGAAGGAGCATTACAATGCACTCACGCTTCGGGCTGCTCAAGAAAAAAGGACCCGAACAACAAGCCTATCATATGACTTACAAAAAGAACCCCTATCTACGACGACCACAGGAATTGGCCTCCCGAACAGTACCTAATCCGACCCTATCTAGGAATAAAAGGCCCCTAACCTCGTGGGGGAGGCAGCTCGATGAGGAAGAGAAAAAGTACCCTTGGGCTTCCGAGCCTCTGCGTACCATCCTGTCCGTCGGCCTGTTCCCTTCCCTGAAAATATGGTCGATGGACACATCAGCCCTCAATTGAAGCCTCTGGATCCTTAGCAACTAGTACCTCCATTGCCAACTCGGCTAAGATGAGCCATTCACCACTGACACCACCAATTTGGAGTCGGACTTAATCTCGATTTGGTTGAACCCCATCTCAATACAGAGGTGTAAACCATGCACGATCGCCCGAAGTTCAGCCATGGAGTTGGACCCCACCCCAAATCCCATGGAGAACGCAAAAGGCCGGGAACCATTGTCCCGCCGGCAGATGCCACCACCCCCAGATAGCCCTGGGTTCCCAAGAGCCGAACCGTCCACATTGAGTTTAATCCAACCTGATtgcagtctcctccacttcaccACCTCTAAGGAAGAGCCCGATGGGCTGCTATGAGGAATGCTCAATTCAACGAGCAACCTGAGAGGAGACAAGGAGGGCAAAAAAGGGGAACCAGGGCTGCCATGCACTGTGGCAAGCCACCACTTCACACGGGCGATAACTGACGAGGGGTGCGGGGCGAGACCCTCAAACTTAGCCACATTTCTGGTGCGCCAGATCTCCCAGAGAATGAAACAAGGGGCCAACCCCTGTAAGACAGCAAACCGCCTTCTAGCTGGGGAGGGGAGCCACCAATGATGCAATGTGGAGTGAACCATCTGCGTTGTAGATGATGTAAGACCAAATGTGGCTTCAAAGAAGCACCACAGGTCGGTTGCCAAGGTGCTCCTAACAAAAAGATGGTCCAAAGATTCGCAATTAGGCTGGCAGGACCTGATGCTCGCATAGCAAACGCAGGAGGAAGCGAGTCGTGCCCCTTTAGACTGGACACGGACATCCACCGGGATGGCCTTGTGCAATAGCCTCCACATGAACATGGAGAGCTTCGGAGGCATTCTAACGTGCCAAACCCACTTAGCCCACTCTTTTTGCTGATCGTGATGACGACACTTCTCCCAGGCAGATTTGACTGAGAAGTAGCCAGAAGGCTTAAACGGCCAAAAACTATCTGCCTCATCCTCGGAAACGCAGAATCCGCCCTGGAACAAGAAGTGAATGATGTCCTGGGGCAAATAGGAGAAAACGGACGACGGAGGAAGAGGTCCGTCCACACCAATGAAGTTGCAAATCCTCAAGGAGCATAGGGAGGGAGGGATGGGGCTTTCCAACAAAGAATCGAGCCTACCCAGCCCAGTCCAGTTAGTCGACCAGAGATTTGCTTCACCATGTCCCACATGGAACTGGACCAGGCCATCCAGCGAAGGCAATAACGACCTGATTCTTCTCCAAAGAGGGGAAGCCTGCAATATGGGCCTACCAGCGTCAGCGGAGAGGAGATCGCTGCCGTATTTGGAGCACATCAACGAGGCCCGCAGGCTAGGCTGCTTGCCGAGCCGGACTGCCCACGCCATCTTGAGCCCAAGGGCGTGCATGACTTCCTTCAAATTTCTGATACTCAGCCTGCCCTCACGCTTTGGGATAGTGGTCGCCTTCTGCTTCGACCAATGAATCTTGCGTTTACCATTCGACTAGCCCCAAAAGAAAGAGGCGAAATGCTTCTCTAACTCCCCAAGCATGGACGCAGGAAGCTGAACTGTAGCCATGGTGTACACAGGGATGCTCCTAAGGACGTGCTGAATCAAGATGGTTCGACCAGCCTGTGAAAGGACCCTCACCTTCCAACCAGCAATACACACAATGACCTTGTTGATCAGGGGTTGAAACAGAGCCCTCCTTGCTCTCCCCGTGCAAACAGGAACCCCCCATGTAAACTGGGCAGGCGATCGATCTGACGATCCCCAGCTGCATTTCAATGAAGGAGATTCTGGACCGTGGGATCTTGCTAGAGTAGAAGAATGAGCTTTTTTGGAGATTGACCTTCTGACTAGAAGCATTTTTGTAGGCCTGAAGAAAGTTCTTGGTAGCATTCAAAGAGGCGACCCCACCATTCAAGAAAAGCAGCATGTCATCAGCATAAAGGAGATGAGTGGGGGGCGGGGGGCAGCCTCTCCTTAGCTGGAAAGACTTACACAGACCCTGCACCACTAAGGCCCTAATACTATGAGAGAGCATTTCGGCAGTGAGGATAAAAAGACTTGGTGAAATAGGGTTGCCTTGCCTCAAACCTCTGGTGGACTTGAAGAAACTTACAGCCTCACTGTTCACAAGGATAGAGAACCAGCAATTAGCCTAGCATTTTTCTACCAGACTGATCCAAGCGGCACAAAATCCAAAACCCTCCAAGATTGACTTCAGAAACACCCAATTAACCCGATCATATGCTTTTACATGTCGAGCTTCAAAACAACGTTCCCACCACGGACTTTTTTGTTAATGTTTCTAAAAATTTCCTAGGCCAAGGCAATGTTGTAGCCTTGGATGAAGGCGCCTTGCTCTGGGGAAATCAGGGAAGGAAGCAAAGGGGTCAGCCTGGCCAAGATGATGATCCCCCTTTGAAGAGGAAGCGGACTGCGCAAAGGATGTCTTGGCCGATGATATCCCAGCATCCCATGAAGAAAGAACCCAGAAATCCGTCAGGCCCGGCCGCACCGTCCAAGGGCAAGGAGCGAGCAGCCTGAAGAACTTCCTGCTGAGAAGGGGGACGCATCAACAGATCATTGTTAGATGGAGTGATGACCCTTAGAATATTAGCCAAGAGGCACTGCCTGGGGCTAGCATCGTAGAACAGCTCATGGAAGTGCTTAACCACTTTGGCTTTGATGCCATCCGGGTCGACAACGGTCAGGCCAGACTCCAACTCAATCGACCTAATCTTAGTTTTTCTTTGCTTGCATTTAGCTGAGGTGTGAAAGAACCTGGTGTTCTTATCACCCTCAGCCAGCTAACTATTTCTGGACTTTTGCTAAATTCACATTCAGAATTAAAGATTTAATTTACCatagaaaatctaaaaattcaACCCTTTTTCTTTAGATGTTTGCTCGAATACATCTATAACATATTTCAACATGATTCATGGGACTTTATCCATTTGAGTGGGTtctttccaatgatccaaactatttatcTGGGGATTCCCATAGATGGGGATGCCTCGAAAGCTCTTAGatagaatatttcaaccctttggaCAAAGATTATAGTCATCgtccattttcaaagcaaaagagccagATTTCAATCAGTTAAAATAATCGAATCTGAGAAACAtcgtataaacggtttagatcattagaAGACAACCCAAATCCAAAGGGTTAAGTTCTGAACTTATCACATTGCAATGCGTTGGGATGTATTTGTTAtgaacaaatgtcttaaatctatctgttggtctatcgatgacatcgaccaggtttcgatgtcatcgaaaccagTCGTCGGTGACATTGAAGGTTGCTCGATACCAtcgagaatttttaaaaaatttcacccctggtcgctagatagttttggtccgttttcgatgacatcgatggaccatcgatgacatcgaagtttttACGCAAATTTTCTACGGAAACGCAAATTTtacgatttttgtttcctattctgattctacttctttctaaacttatataaaggggtgtatgcaggattgagaggtattctaaggctttctaaaggagttccaagggttcctaaaaggattttaggatttctaaagggtgtagcaagggtgagattcgaggttgttcgaatcgggtaagtcttctctctttgtaatttctattttcatagtgaagatttgtcgctttgtgccatggttttttcccacaagggttttctacgttaaatctgtgttctcttatgtgcgcttggtgtcattggattactatcctaaatctagatctgtgtgattccgcaccccaaatcccaacaagtagtatcagagacAGGTTAGGGcaaatctgaatctgagggattagtaataatgacgAGCaccaggtatgatattgagaagtactcagggaaaaataattttaagttatggaagatcaagatgatgagttctttaatcaagcaaggcgaagatggtgctcttgaagagcgaaagtctactatgactgatgatgattagaatactcttgataagaaggcattatcatcgatccatttatgtctcacggatgaggttctctacaacgtcatgagggagaaaactgtggctaagttatgggcgaagttagaggatatctatgtgaaaaaattctcagaaaatcgcctacacttgaagcggtagtggtataacttcaagatggcagagggtggagatctggaggttcacatcagcaactttaataaattagtttccAAATTGCttgatatggaggaagtgatgaaagatgaagaacaagcatatatgttgttgaattctctcgcggcgtcatatgagtcatttaaagacactatgtgcagcacgaataaaaccttgagtgttaacaccattatctcagctctttaagggaaggctatgagaaagctaaatggcgacatggggacatcttctaatgcactgtttacaaggggtAAGAATTCTGAACATGGTACgagttcttcaggttctagatctaaatccaagggcaagggtaaaagaaaggtaaagtgctagaattatgggaaggaaggacatgtgaagaaggattgtgaaaatcttaaatcgaagagaaaagattctgaggcttcgtacagggaggctaATACTGCCATGTCAGATGAATCGAGTGGATATAATGATAATGTTTTGTTTGTGTCTACGATCAAAcagtcatacgatgatcgtaagggcaAGTGGATACTAGACaaaggggcatcttttcacatgactcctcatcgaaattggttcaccagctacaaggagtgcgatggtggacaggtttttttGGGCAATGGCATTACTTGTAAAGTTGTGGTTGTTGGTtcagtgcgcatcaagatgtttaatgagatggagcgtaccttgactgatgttaggcacgttcctgatttgaagtaaAATCTGATTTCTCtaggtgtacttgaggcaaaaggatacAAGTACACAAgtattgatagtgctcttaaagtatctaagggggcacaggtaatcatgaaagcgcaacgactccgTAACTTGTACAGGTTCATCggaagcacttcaaaaggtggagctgcaatagATATAGCGGATttcacctttgcacatgtgtggcatgttgggcatggctaCATGAGCGGGCAAGGTAGAAAGGCTGAGACACACGAATAGGGATATAGAGTAGgtagagcagccacctgtgagaagaatcacacggcatgatcgcaggatattGGCGTGGTACATGGACAACTCTAATATCACagaggattcatcttctattctgATAGCTCTAAGTAaacctggtgctgagaagtggaaggtaactatgggcgatgtgatgaatttgttgtaccagaccgacatatgggagctagtggagtTTTCAGTGGGCCGgaaagcggttggatgcaggtggatcttcagaggatacaacatagatacagggcaaggttggtagcaaagggttatgctcagagagaagggatctgcttcttagagatattcgcgccgacgatatagcaggtgtctattagattcgtgattgGCGCTAGTTGGCCAATGTAATCTTGAGCtaaaaggatggatgtggagtctgcacttttacaagggaaagtgaagagcagatctacatgaagcaaccagggCGGTTCAAAGTTAAAGGGGATGAGAAAAGACTTTGTAGGAGGTCATAGTACGACCTGTTGCCTAGGTAAGTGGTTTAATTTATTCATGGTAAgttaggaattgatgacatgcAGATCGCTAattatgatatgtctgaaatcaatgtactgaagactcagttaagtgggacattcagaatgaaggatcggggggctgcaaagatggctCTCGGCGTTGAAActaaaagaggagtaggctttggtaatcacaggaggaatgccttttgtgtaggtattgatcaaggatgtgatagGCCAGGTAAAGCCGGAGAGTATTCCCTACacatctctcctcaagtttttctcaggacatgtcctaaaacagatgaagaaatgcagaatatctcatgagccttattcgaatgtggatGGTAGTGTATATCATagtctggattagaccggttatttcacaggttaTCAGTGTTGTGACCAAGTATCCCGGTAagtaatattgggtagcggtgagatggtaagaagactacatctttccttttgagaagacatgaacAAAGATGGTTGAGCACGTGGATTTTGATCCGGCAAATATGCTCACCTAGATCTTTCCTACAGAGAAATTCAAATTCTATGTaacttctctgagcttggcgatggtataaaagaaggacagagtgtACAAGAGaagttatgatgtgatgcagagatgaaagaagaggacaagaagctacacggttaaaTATTGaatacatggtggagattgttatgaacagatgtcttaaatctgtttgttggtctgtcaatgacattgaccaggtttcgatgtcatcaaagtcagtcgtcaatgacatcgaaagttGCTTGATTCCATcaagaattttcagaatttttcacacctggttgctggacagttttggtccgtttTTTATGACATCGATGgaccgtcgatgacatcgaagtttttATGTAGATTTTCTATGAAAACGCAGATTTtacgatttttgtttcctattccgattctacttctttctaaacttatataaaggaGTGTATGcaggattgagaggtattctaaggctcTCTAAAGGaatttcaagggttcctaaaaggattttagggtttctaaagggtgtagcaagggtgatatttgaggttgtttgaatcgggtaagttctctctctttgtaatttctattttcacagTGGAGATCTGTCgatttgtgccgtggttttttcccacaatggttttccacgttaaatctgtgttctcttgtgtgtgcttggtatcattggattactatcctagatctagatctgtgtgattccgcagtcccGAATCCCAACAGTATTCTACTCCTCAATTTCATCGAGAAATGCTCTAGTACTCTCAGAGGACTATAAGTCTCATTAGGTCCAAATCTCATTTCGTGGACTACCATGAAAAATTCACACCGatctaacaaatattaaccatttaatTAAGGGCCCTAAATAGGAATGTTCAAGATCATTTAAAGAAAATAGGTCCAATtgacaatttgatccatctatttattaGGAATCATCATGGATTCCTTATGATTCTAAGGAATTACTTTCGT
Proteins encoded in this window:
- the LOC131221379 gene encoding homeobox-leucine zipper protein ROC2-like isoform X2, with protein sequence MPAGMMIPARHVPPMMGRDGKAGAGFGSSGLTLGQPNMLDGQHQHHQQHHLLPLDMTHTPESEMVKLRDDDFESKSGSDNLEGISGDDQDPNQRPKKKRYHRHTQHQIQEMEAFFKECPHPDDKQRKELSRELGLEPLQVKFWFQNKRTQMKTQHERHENTQLRAENEKLRAENIRYKEALSNASCPNCGGPTALGEMSFDEHHLRIENARLREEIDRISGIAAKYVGKPMVSYPLALPPIPSRSPLDLAVGNFGVQPGMGGEMYGAGDLLRSVSGQSEIEKPMVIELAVAAMEELIRIAQLGEPLWLPGLDGSMEILSEEEYVRTFPRGIGPKPFGLKSEASRESAVVIMNHINLVEILMDVNQWANVFSSIVSRALTVEVLSTGVAGNYNGALQVMSAEFQVPSPLVPTRESYFVRYCKQHSDGTWAVVDVSLDSLRPSPVLRCRRRPSGCLIQEMPNGYSKVIWVEHVEFDDRAVHSIYRPLVNSGLAFGAKRWVATLDRQCERLASVMASNIPAGDVGVITNQDGRKSMLKLAERMVISFCAGVSASTAHTWTTLSGSGAEDVRVMTRKSIDDPGRPPGIVLSAATSFWLPVPPKRVFEFLRDENSRNEWDILSNGGVVQEMAHIANGRDPGNSVSLLRSANSNQSNMLILQESCTDSTGSFVIYAPVDIVAMNVVLNGGDPDYVALLPSGFAILPDGPMMHGGGSGEVGSGGSLLTVAFQILVDSVPTAKLSLGSVATVNSLIACTVERIKAAVTCDNNA
- the LOC131221379 gene encoding homeobox-leucine zipper protein ROC2-like isoform X1, translating into MPAGMMIPARHVPPMMGRDGKAGAGFGSSGLTLGQPNMLDGQHQHHQQHHLLPLDMTHTPESEMVKLRDDDFESKSGSDNLEGISGDDQDPNQRPKKKRYHRHTQHQIQEMEAFFKECPHPDDKQRKELSRELGLEPLQVKFWFQNKRTQMKTQHERHENTQLRAENEKLRAENIRYKEALSNASCPNCGGPTALGEMSFDEHHLRIENARLREEIDRISGIAAKYVGKPMVSYPLALPPIPSRSPLDLAVGNFGVQPGMGGEMYGAGDLLRSVSGQSEIEKPMVIELAVAAMEELIRIAQLGEPLWLPGLDGSMEILSEEEYVRTFPRGIGPKPFGLKSEASRESAVVIMNHINLVEILMDVNQWANVFSSIVSRALTVEVLSTGVAGNYNGALQVMSAEFQVPSPLVPTRESYFVRYCKQHSDGTWAVVDVSLDSLRPSPVLRCRRRPSGCLIQEMPNGYSKVIWVEHVEFDDRAVHSIYRPLVNSGLAFGAKRWVATLDRQCERLASVMASNIPAGDVGVITNQDGRKSMLKLAERMVISFCAGVSASTAHTWTTLSGSGAEDVRVMTRKSIDDPGRPPGIVLSAATSFWLPVPPKRVFEFLRDENSRNEWDILSNGGVVQEMAHIANGRDPGNSVSLLRVNSANSNQSNMLILQESCTDSTGSFVIYAPVDIVAMNVVLNGGDPDYVALLPSGFAILPDGPMMHGGGSGEVGSGGSLLTVAFQILVDSVPTAKLSLGSVATVNSLIACTVERIKAAVTCDNNA